The following are encoded in a window of Cycloclasticus pugetii PS-1 genomic DNA:
- a CDS encoding protein-L-isoaspartate(D-aspartate) O-methyltransferase, which produces MKDLTGIGMTSQRTRDRLIAHLKELGIKDERVLSVMRKVPRHLFMAEALSSRAYENTSLPIGHGQTISQPYMVARMTELLIEDGLPENVLEVGTGSGYQSAILASLIPRVFSVERIRPLQEQAKRVLADIGVRNISFKHSDGGWGWKACGPYQAILAAAAPAEIPMKLLEQLTIGARLIIPVGKEGQQVLQRVTRTESAYEVETIEEVSFVPFLKGRA; this is translated from the coding sequence AGGCTTATTGCTCATTTAAAAGAACTAGGTATTAAGGATGAGCGGGTGTTATCGGTAATGAGAAAAGTACCGCGGCACTTGTTTATGGCTGAAGCCTTATCAAGTCGGGCTTATGAGAATACCTCGCTACCAATTGGGCATGGTCAAACCATTTCGCAACCGTATATGGTTGCGCGCATGACTGAACTATTGATTGAAGATGGTTTGCCTGAAAATGTCTTAGAAGTTGGAACTGGTTCGGGCTATCAATCTGCTATTTTGGCCAGTTTAATACCCAGAGTATTTTCAGTTGAAAGAATCAGGCCGTTGCAAGAACAAGCAAAGAGAGTGTTGGCTGATATAGGGGTTAGAAATATAAGTTTCAAACATTCAGATGGCGGTTGGGGGTGGAAGGCATGTGGGCCTTATCAGGCTATTTTGGCGGCCGCCGCACCTGCTGAGATTCCTATGAAGTTATTAGAGCAACTAACCATTGGTGCTAGGCTGATTATTCCCGTTGGTAAAGAAGGGCAACAAGTTTTACAGCGAGTGACCAGAACAGAATCGGCTTATGAAGTTGAAACGATTGAAGAAGTTAGTTTCGTACCTTTTTTAAAAGGGCGTGCCTAG